A window of Pseudomonas mucidolens contains these coding sequences:
- a CDS encoding NAD(P)/FAD-dependent oxidoreductase: MPTVEMERRQVVVIGAGPSGAIAAALLKRNGHDVLIIERQHFPRFSIGESLLSHCIDFIEEAGMLEAVNAAGFQLKTGAAFAWGERYSAFEFDDTFSNGKPTTFQVQRADFDKLLADQAALQGVEIRYGQTLVGVDFAAGHRYLHVRQENGREYHIKASFVLDASGYGRVLPRLLNLEAPSNFPLRQAVFTHIEDRIEHPGFDRTKILITTHPTHRDIWFWTIPFSDGRCSVGVVAAKTHFEGRDLDLDACLRGFIDETPSLSKVLKNAVWDTPARSIGGYSANVTTLHGPGFALLGNAAEFLDPVFSSGVTIAMRSASMAAGLLNRQLKGESVDWQTEFAEPLKRGVDTFRCYVEGWYAGTFQDVIFHADSSPEIRRMISAILAGYAWDQRNPFVSEPKRRLRMLSEICAEDHA; the protein is encoded by the coding sequence GTGCCCACAGTTGAAATGGAACGTCGCCAGGTGGTGGTGATTGGCGCGGGTCCGTCCGGCGCCATTGCGGCCGCGCTGCTCAAACGTAATGGGCATGATGTGTTGATCATTGAGCGCCAGCACTTCCCGCGCTTTTCCATCGGTGAAAGCTTGCTGTCGCACTGCATCGACTTCATCGAAGAAGCCGGCATGCTCGAGGCTGTCAACGCTGCCGGCTTCCAATTGAAGACCGGTGCCGCGTTCGCCTGGGGCGAACGCTACAGCGCCTTTGAGTTCGATGACACTTTCAGCAACGGCAAGCCCACCACTTTCCAGGTGCAGCGCGCCGACTTCGACAAATTGCTGGCCGATCAGGCCGCGTTGCAAGGGGTGGAAATCCGCTACGGCCAGACCTTGGTCGGGGTGGATTTCGCAGCCGGCCATCGCTACCTGCATGTGCGCCAAGAGAATGGCCGCGAATATCACATCAAGGCCAGCTTCGTCCTCGACGCCAGCGGTTACGGCCGCGTGCTGCCGCGCCTGCTGAACCTGGAAGCCCCGTCGAACTTCCCGTTGCGCCAGGCGGTGTTCACCCACATCGAAGACCGCATCGAACATCCGGGCTTCGACCGCACCAAGATTCTGATCACCACCCATCCGACCCACCGCGATATCTGGTTCTGGACCATCCCGTTCAGCGATGGTCGCTGCTCGGTCGGCGTGGTGGCCGCCAAGACCCATTTTGAGGGACGCGATCTCGATCTCGATGCCTGCCTGCGCGGTTTTATCGACGAAACCCCCAGCCTGTCCAAGGTGCTGAAAAACGCCGTGTGGGACACCCCGGCGCGCAGCATCGGCGGCTATTCGGCCAATGTCACCACCCTGCACGGCCCGGGCTTTGCGCTATTGGGCAATGCCGCGGAATTCCTCGACCCGGTGTTCTCTTCCGGGGTGACCATCGCCATGCGTTCTGCCAGCATGGCCGCCGGCCTGCTGAACCGCCAACTCAAGGGCGAAAGCGTCGACTGGCAAACCGAGTTCGCCGAGCCGCTGAAGCGCGGCGTGGACACCTTCCGCTGCTACGTCGAAGGCTGGTACGCCGGGACCTTTCAAGATGTGATTTTCCATGCCGACAGCTCACCGGAAATTCGTCGGATGATCAGCGCGATCCTCGCCGGGTATGCCTGGGACCAGCGCAACCCGTTTGTCAGCGAACCCAAGCGCCGCTTGCGGATGCTTTCGGAAATCTGCGCGGAGGATCACGCATGA
- a CDS encoding class I SAM-dependent methyltransferase — translation MHKEYLSKNYVEETRFGFWFLRSHTWQHHVLRVAINDLRSLFSEPLPVAPVLLDAGCGQGKSFRLLQQVFAPKRLIGLDADPHSLELSRAEAQRQDLAIELIGSDCATLDVADASVDILFCHQTFHHLVEQQRALNEFYRVLKPGGYLLFAESTEAYIDTWVIRWLFRHPMHVQKSADEYLEMIREHGFEFGPQNVSYPYLWWSRSTDFGLLERWGVRRPKPFGEREETLVNVVARKPLAGATQ, via the coding sequence GTGCACAAGGAATACCTGAGCAAGAACTACGTCGAAGAAACCAGGTTCGGTTTCTGGTTCCTGCGCAGCCACACTTGGCAGCATCACGTATTGCGCGTGGCGATCAACGACTTGCGCAGCCTGTTCAGCGAGCCGCTGCCGGTCGCGCCGGTGCTGCTGGATGCCGGTTGTGGGCAGGGCAAATCGTTCCGGCTGTTGCAGCAAGTGTTCGCGCCCAAACGCCTGATCGGCCTCGACGCCGATCCCCACAGCCTCGAACTGAGTCGCGCCGAAGCGCAGCGCCAGGATCTCGCCATCGAACTGATCGGCAGCGACTGCGCAACCCTGGACGTGGCCGATGCGAGTGTCGATATTCTGTTCTGCCACCAGACATTCCATCACCTGGTGGAACAGCAACGGGCGCTGAACGAGTTCTATCGAGTGCTCAAGCCCGGCGGCTACCTGCTATTTGCCGAGTCCACCGAAGCCTATATCGACACCTGGGTGATTCGCTGGCTGTTCCGTCATCCGATGCATGTGCAAAAAAGCGCCGATGAGTACCTGGAGATGATTCGCGAGCACGGTTTCGAGTTCGGCCCGCAGAACGTCTCGTACCCGTATCTGTGGTGGAGTCGTTCCACGGATTTCGGCCTGCTTGAGCGCTGGGGCGTGCGTCGGCCCAAGCCGTTTGGCGAGCGCGAAGAAACCCTGGTCAATGTGGTAGCCCGCAAGCCGCTCGCCGGTGCAACGCAATGA